The following proteins come from a genomic window of Edaphobacter sp. 4G125:
- a CDS encoding transketolase, giving the protein MSQNIVPIQSAGLIQGLRDRARVLRIHTLKMIHRSKASHLGSCLSMADLITCLYWNTLRIDPVLPASPGRDRFFLSKGHGAAILYAALAERGFFPIAELDSYCQNGSRLTGHVTSGVPGVELSSGSLGHGLPVACGIALAAKRENLPFRTFVLLSDGELDEGSNWEAILFAPQHKLDNLVVIIDYNKIQSFGSVKDVLDLDPLADKFRAFRWSVKEVDGHDMEELVETFHSLPLENSRPTAIIAHTVKGKGISFMENQLAWHYKSPTNEQIEIALKELETTR; this is encoded by the coding sequence ATGAGCCAGAATATCGTTCCTATACAATCCGCTGGTCTGATTCAGGGTCTACGTGACCGTGCTCGCGTTCTTCGTATCCATACATTGAAAATGATCCATCGCTCAAAAGCGTCCCATCTTGGAAGCTGCCTTTCGATGGCGGACTTGATTACCTGCCTCTACTGGAACACCCTCCGCATTGATCCAGTACTCCCTGCATCGCCAGGACGCGATCGTTTTTTTCTAAGCAAGGGCCATGGGGCAGCAATTTTATATGCCGCACTCGCCGAACGAGGTTTCTTCCCAATAGCGGAACTCGATTCCTACTGCCAGAACGGATCGCGCCTTACTGGTCATGTTACCAGTGGAGTTCCTGGCGTAGAATTGTCGTCTGGTTCATTAGGACACGGCCTTCCTGTAGCCTGTGGCATAGCGCTCGCTGCAAAACGAGAAAATCTTCCCTTTCGTACCTTCGTTTTACTGAGTGATGGCGAGCTGGATGAAGGCTCTAACTGGGAAGCCATTTTATTTGCTCCACAGCACAAGCTCGACAACCTAGTGGTCATCATTGATTACAACAAAATTCAAAGTTTTGGTTCGGTGAAAGATGTATTGGATCTCGATCCGCTCGCCGATAAGTTCCGTGCCTTTCGTTGGAGTGTCAAAGAAGTGGACGGTCATGATATGGAGGAACTTGTCGAGACCTTCCATTCTCTTCCCCTGGAGAACAGCCGCCCCACAGCCATCATCGCTCACACGGTTAAGGGTAAAGGGATAAGTTTTATGGAAAACCAACTCGCCTGGCATTATAAGAGCCCTACAAATGAACAGATCGAGATCGCTCTCAAAGAGCTGGAGACCACACGATGA